Part of the bacterium genome, AAACCTTATAGTCCTAAAAACTTGATTGCACCTCCACAAAGAAAAATTACCAAACCAGCCAATGCATGAGAATATCTTTCAACTCTACGAAATGATAGTTTTGATAATCCGAAAGATAAAGCCAAAACTATACCCAGCATAGTTGCGATAGTTGTCAATCCAAAGATAAATGAAACTATCGCTACCGTTATCATATTGCCCTTAGCTGCTGGATACATCACAAGAGGAATCAATGGTTCGCATGGGCCAAATACAAATATTGTGAAAAGAATCCATGGAGTTAGATTGTTCGATTTTGATAAATGAACATGAGAATGATCTGCAATGTGCTTATGAGTATGTATGTGAACATCTCCACTTTCATGTTGATGAAAATGCTCATGGGGTCGGCTACGAATTGCTTTATGTACTCCCCAGACAAAATATGTAAATCCAAATACAAGAAGAAACCAAGCGGCTAATTCACCGCGAAATGATTCGACCATTTCCAATTTAAGAACAGCAATTCCTAGAGCAATACCTATAAATCCTAAGACAATAGAGCTCAACACATGACCAACTCCACATAGAAATGTAATCATACCCGTATTAACACTACTCCATTGCCTTGCTTTGGATAATACAATGAAGGGTAAATAATGGTCTGGGCCAAAGACAGTATGAATAAATCCTATAGTTGCAGCTGTTCCTGCCAAAAT contains:
- a CDS encoding sulfite exporter TauE/SafE family protein encodes the protein MLNETCILAGTAATIGFIHTVFGPDHYLPFIVLSKARQWSSVNTGMITFLCGVGHVLSSIVLGFIGIALGIAVLKLEMVESFRGELAAWFLLVFGFTYFVWGVHKAIRSRPHEHFHQHESGDVHIHTHKHIADHSHVHLSKSNNLTPWILFTIFVFGPCEPLIPLVMYPAAKGNMITVAIVSFIFGLTTIATMLGIVLALSFGLSKLSFRRVERYSHALAGLVIFLCGGAIKFLGL